Proteins encoded in a region of the Vicia villosa cultivar HV-30 ecotype Madison, WI linkage group LG5, Vvil1.0, whole genome shotgun sequence genome:
- the LOC131603945 gene encoding uncharacterized protein LOC131603945, which translates to MIEECHRAYLVPLVIRLLVPKVRKLKGLSSRKIQKRVKALLLFRNVISTHKLSEFITEKVFMRIFFNMLFDEKEGKADHMKTACIETIASVAGQMGWKSYYALLNKCFQGASRSSDNNKLFIRLICSILDKFHFSELSHTEEPKKSLVGASDMDTDIQTCLYPFVLIKKQLVRYSHDATIFCQNIKP; encoded by the exons ATGATTGAAGAATGTCATCGAGCTTATCTTGTGCCCTTGGTTATCCGTCTTTTGGTGCCAAAAGTAAGAAAGTTGAAAGGACTTTCATCTCGAAAG ATCCAGAAGAGAGTGAAGGCATTGTTGCTGTTTAGAAATGTTATCAGTACACACAAATTATCAGAG TTTATCACCGAAAAAGTTTTCATGCGAATCTTCTTCAACATGTTGTTTGATGAGAAAGAAGGAAAGGCTGACCATATGAAAACTGCATGCATAGAGACCATTGCTTCTGTAGCTGGTCAGATGGGATGGAAGTCATACTATGCATTATTGAACAAATGTTTTCAGGGAGCATCCAGGAGTTCAGACAATAATAAACTCTTTATACGCCTCATCTGTTCTATTTTGGATAAATTTCACTTTTCAGAACTTTCTCACACTGAAGAACCTAAGAAATCATTGGTTGGTGCTTCTGATATGGACACAGATATACAGACATGCCTCtatccgtttgtattgatcaagaaacagttggtccggtattcacatgacgcgacgattTTCTGCCagaacattaaaccttaa
- the LOC131608212 gene encoding putative SWI/SNF-related matrix-associated actin-dependent regulator of chromatin subfamily A member 3-like 1 has translation MVCRELSKSRSHMNFRSSDIVVVGYDSIEYPANKYDQIFRHSWERLVVENVISQQSCVKQYVLSLNAKKKWVLEGIPPQEMSRNQFNFVYSLLFPDVKSNEVPLDSREELLREVTLNHEDLYPFGSKAMQTVSITFTPQEEEIYLEAQQYVQEKLKDVILVNTEFIQNLERWIIRLREMASHISLRLKMGDIEGNPKAWAGFNSITSDTKCTICQDYLKIIKTVTACGHCFCETCWFDWFHTNITCCLCQRLVDTTRFFSSPLDCESSKVRELVSFLCRPENLHKKSMVTSKFELLLGWLEEHLGGLGLTVHRIGGEMTTQERFQMVKEFEDDANVMVLLIHVKYVTMEFTSIHHVFVMEAMKISVENELLSHFKGTEYSARRFIVNNSIESKIVGMHDEVPEYFEEFSGGEMHKILT, from the exons ATGGTGTGCCGTGAACTCAGTAAATCACGTTCGCATATGAATTTCCGTAGCAGTGATATTGTTGTCGTGGGTTACGATAGTATTGAATATCCGGCTAATAAGTACGACCAGATTTTCCGACATAGTTGGGAAAGGCTGGTCGTTGAGAACGTGATTTCTCAACAGAGCTGTGTGAAGCAGTATGTTCTGAGTCTTAATGCAAAGAAAAAGTGGGTATTAGAGGGAATCCCACCACAAGAGATGTCTCGTAACCAATTCAATTTTGTGTACTCACTTTTGTTTCCGGATGTTAAATCCAACGAGGTTCCTTTGGATTCGAGAGAA gaACTGTTGAGGGAGGTAACACTAAATCATGAAGATTTATATCCTTTTGGCTCTAAGGCTATGCAAACCGTTTCAATTACATTCACCCCTCAGGAAGAGGAAATCTACCTTGAAGCGCAGCAGTACGTACAAGAAAAACTGAAAGACGTTATCCTTGTCAACACAGAATTCATTCAGAATCTGGAACGTTGGATTATAAGGCTCAGGGAAATGGCGTCACACATATCCCTACGTCTCAAAATGGGAGATATAGAAG gGAATCCTAAAGCTTGGGCTGGGTTCAACAGTATTACATCAGACACCAAGTGTACGATTTGTCAGGATTATTTAAAGATCATCAAAACGGTGACTGCATGCGGCCATTGTTTTTGTGAAACTTGCTGGTTTGATTGGTTCCATACAAACATAACATGTTGTTTATGTCAGAGACTTGTGGATACTACTAGATTCTTTTCCTCCCCTTTGGATTGCGAAAGCTCAAAAGTAAGGGAATTGGTAAGCTTTTTATGCAGACCAGAGAACTTGCACAAGAAGTCAATGGTGACTTCAAAATTTGAATTGCTGTTAGGATGGCTGGAAGAGCATTTGGGAGGATTGGGTTTGACAGTTCACAGGATTGGTGGTGAGATGACTACTCAAGAGAGATTTCAAATGGTTAAGGAGTTTGAAGATGATGCTAATGTAATGGTTTTGCTGATACACGTAAAGTATGTTACCATGGAATTCACTTCAATCCATCATGTTTTTGTGATGGAAGCTATGAAGATATCAGTTGAGAATGAACTACTGAGTCATTTTAAAGGAACTGAATACAGCGCTCGTAGGTTTATAGTCAATAATTCCATTGAATCCAAAATCGTGGGAATGCATGATGAAGTACCAGAATATTTTGAAGAATTTAGTGGAGGTGAAATGCATAAGATTTTAACCTAG